The genomic segment CCAGAGAGAATTTTTTACCACAAATGGAGCACTCGTGCTTTTTGGTCTTATTTCCCAATCTcagaattttttcttcttctttcacgTCTTGCTTGGGCGTTTTGTGGCTGGCCCTGTGGCCACCAAGAGCTTGAAACGAAGAAAACTTACGGTTGCAGGTTCTGCACTCAAATTCCTGAGGACGGAAAAGTTTGTGGGGTTTGATTTCTATGGGACGGGAGAGTAGCACTAGACAATTTGCCAAATCTACGCTGTCTTCTCTCTGTCTCTTCATGGACACTTCTCACGTAGAATTAACTAAGACAATGAAATAGGAGAAAGAAGGTGTTGAAATTGAGATGTCAAACTTAGGGCATTAAGATTGGTATTTATAGGCCGTTTGAGACAAAGTCAAGGTCTTTGACTCGTTTAAACAAATAAACCACTTGTTGGAGGCTAATTTTGTCTAAACGAATCCTTCAAACCTGTTGAAACTTAGAAAGTAAAAGTGTTAACGGTTGTTGGCCTATCTGACTTTGTATTTCCTAAACGGCCAAATCCCTTACTTTAATATCACTTTCAACATTAAATAACTTTCTTAAGAACATCATTGAATTAAGAGAAGAGTGTTAATAATGGTCATATTCTACGTATTTTACACACGctgttttagaaaatattttaactgtATGATGAGAAGGTGTGTGCGTGTTGGGGTGTGCTGCGCAGTGACAAAGTCATGCGCGGTGAGCTATTCAACCCAAGAAGGAAGTGGTCCTTCTTTTTGAAACTTAGGAATGTGTTCTTACATAGGCAAACGTATCTCGTAAATAGATTTTTCTTGGTACTTATTCTCCCCAAGATACATGAGCTTTGTGTATATAGAAAATTCTTCTAAATAGATTTTTCTGGTACTTATTCTCCCTAAGATACATGAGCTTTGTGTATATAGAAAATTCTTTGACACTCAAGTCAATTTATTTTGAGATCAATAAACTGTCAAAATAGTAATTATAATGtcaaaaaataagtaaaaatcaGGATTACTATTATATTTATAGCATAATTTAATACTCATGGATCCTTACCTGAATGGACTTGGATGTAGGCCTAATGACCTAATGAACCATTTACCTTGAATGAGGTGATGATTAGCCAAATTTTACTAAGTTACATAGAAAACGGTATATCATCAAATGTGGTAGGCCGACACGTACTCGACTAGGCCGCTTAATAGGTGGTTTACAATAATCTTCGATAGACGATACATAGTAATGATAAACAACATGCAGTCTTTGACATGCAACGGTTAGGTATTGGTAGACGACACTCAATTCTAGCATACGACACATAATCCTTAGCAAGAGACACATGACCATCAGTATGCAACACTTATTATTTGATAAAGAGCACTCAACCTTTGATATGTGACACATAATCTTCAACAGGTAGCTCTTGACCCTTACCGACAATATATTGTAAAACatgacaataaaataataaagatcgCGAACAAAGAATTTTCTGAGACGTGTAGATCACTGTCcttacactagtacaaaaatggttttttatacctcttaaaaaaggctttttatacctattttttaGTAGGTATAGAAACAAGGGGTATAGAAAGTTCATCatcttttatacctatttttgaATCGGTGTagaaagttttactttttatacctGTGTTATtcataataggtataaaagtctTATATTTACACCTCCTAATACTATGGGAGTTGTTTCAGgtataaaaaagagaaaattttctttttatacctACTAGTGctataataggtataaaaagtgacgtttttttttaaatattttatttgtatgtactACTATCCATATTCAGACCTGCATAAGATTCAATCCCAAAATacagtttaaataatcaataacaagtaaaataatcaatattgttttcatcaacacatcaaaatataatatctacCTAACAAAGTTTCTAACtatatttacctaacatagtacacataaaatagttcctaaacacaaaatgtaatattgaaacatcCAATCATTTACAAATGGTTAAAAGAAATGCAGCCCATTGCTCCCGAACATCCTTTATGACATGTTGTTCCATTGGAGACGtgtcatcaaatatctacacaatgaatagtttgagtaaagttataatattaatgactTAAGATCTTAGTTATAATTGTTCATGTTACCAATTTCCATGAGTCAACGACATTTGCGGATATAATTTTCTGCATGTGCCTCATGACATAATATCCGCACTCAAAGCTTCCCGGTTGACGTGAGCActacaagttaaatttataaagtatcataaaatttataattgtatttatagtttgaaaGATTAACTACTTACAGTTGGTGCAATGAACTGCAACTTCTTTCTAGAGAGGATATGTGTTCCCTGCAACCTTGAATATGCCTCAACCACTCTATAAAGTTAAATGTACATTGAAATGAGTCCTAAGGAACTTAGTAAGATCATATATGTCTAcactacaaataaattattaaaaacttacaatATTAGTGTATTTTTAATTGCCAAAGTGTGAGGTTTTTTGTGCAATGAACATAAGAGAACTACAAGAAACTGTTGAGGAAGAATTAGTAACAATTGCCAGTGACCCCTGTAGATTCAAACAATAATAgtgttaaataacatttacataaataaaattttattaataaaaattatatacttacTGTTGCAAATAAGGTGCTAAGTACACTTGCTTTTTTCCGTTTACAAAAGCCTCTAAGAGGTAGTTTTggacctcttcacctttattccCAACTCCTTGAATGGCAACAGGGTCAATAAAACCATAAATGTGatcattcttcttttcaatgGTCAACCGATGTAAATACcttaaacattgaaaatgaataatgttagaataaaatattgaatatatttaaacttcataaatgtagaaatttacttacaacaaccaAAGTTGTAGTACTGATATACATAACATATCAGTGCCAGagagaatttcaaaaatatccctTTGACATATGAAGAAAGAGAGTGAAGATTTCCTGTTTGTGACTTCAGGAGGCATTTCTAACTCTATAGGAGAAAGGGAGATCTTCACTGCCAACACACCAAGTTGTTCTAGAATTATGTGTTGTGGCGACTGCAATTGTTGTTGTAGTGATTCATTCATATCTTCCTGCCCTTGTGCTTCAACCtgatatacatatttaaaaacttacaaaatattaatattactaataaaaacaacaaagtgcataattaaaacaattacctTCTTTACAATTGCTCTTGATAATCTAAGGGGCCAAAGGATAAAATTTCCAAGGGCCTGTCCCACTGTCTGAACATCCTCAGTGGGCACAGGGACTCGAGCTGTAGCATTTCGTATGTCTACAACCACAACTCTCATCATATCAGCTGTAATGGTTTCATGGTGTATGGTTGACCCCAATGTATACATTTTACCTAAGTTatccaaataatatttgtaaaatatatcaaagaatataattcaacaaacaagtatatctagacaatataataagataaattaccTAAGGC from the Vigna angularis cultivar LongXiaoDou No.4 chromosome 3, ASM1680809v1, whole genome shotgun sequence genome contains:
- the LOC108325766 gene encoding zinc finger protein ZAT11 encodes the protein MKRQREDSVDLANCLVLLSRPIEIKPHKLFRPQEFECRTCNRKFSSFQALGGHRASHKTPKQDVKEEEKILRLGNKTKKHECSICGKKFSLGQALGGHMKRHRIALNEGFSSINQALVKVPILKRSNTTRVMCLDLNLTPLQNDLKLLFGDKAPRVDSFV